From Syngnathoides biaculeatus isolate LvHL_M chromosome 19, ASM1980259v1, whole genome shotgun sequence, a single genomic window includes:
- the LOC133492477 gene encoding GTPase IMAP family member 4, whose protein sequence is METNNHEPTSESLASGESNGPKQSLSPLRLVVLGWRWPGKSLTANTILGREEFRLERAAEFCVTRHTEVQGRPVTVVDTPGWYSSQETPQSYKKEIARGATLCPPGPHAFLLVIPVGMFTELDRARIEEHVGLFGERVWRHTLVVFTWADVLRTISLERYIRREGAELQRVLEKCRRRYMVINNCVFEEQTQVGRLMERVDKIVAEEGGHYLPEEDHPGLDENQNPTADAGPKADVAVTLDKDATTLPAE, encoded by the exons ATGGAAACCAACAATCACGAACCGACTTCGG AGTCGTTGGCATCCGGCGAGAGTAACGGCCCCAAGCAGAGTCTGTCCCCGCTGCGCCTGGTGGTCCTGGGCTGGCGCTGGCCCGGCAAGAGCTTGACGGCCAACACCATCCTGGGCCGCGAGGAGTTCCGGCTGGAGCGCGCCGCCGAGTTCTGCGTGACGCGGCACACGGAGGTGCAGGGGCGCCCGGTCACCGTGGTGGACACGCCCGGCTGGTACTCCTCGCAGGAAACGCCGCAGTCCTACAAGAAGGAGATCGCCCGGGGCGCCACCCTGTGCCCGCCGGGCCCTCACGCCTTCCTGCTGGTCATCCCCGTGGGCATGTTCACCGAACTGGACCGCGCCCGCATCGAGGAGCACGTGGGCCTGTTCGGGGAGCGGGTGTGGCGGCACACCCTGGTGGTGTTCACCTGGGCCGACGTGCTGCGGACCATCTCGCTGGAGCGCTACATCCGGCGCGAGGGCGCCGAGCTGCAGCGCGTGCTGGAAAAGTGCCGGCGGCGCTACATGGTCATCAACAACTGCGTGTTCGAGGAGCAGACACAGGTGGGGCGCCTGATGGAGCGCGTGGACAAGATAGTCGCCGAGGAAGGCGGGCACTACCTGCCCGAGGAGGACCACCCGGGCCTTGATGAGAACCAGAACCCGACCGCAGACGCCGGACCCAAGGCCGACGTCGCGGTGACTTTAGACAAAGACGCGACAACGCTCCCTGCCGAGTGA
- the chmp4c gene encoding charged multivesicular body protein 4c, translating into MSKISKFFKGSSSSGSSSGSKSKHHHRSKGGPSPQEAIHKLRETEDMLSKKQDYLEKRIEQELIIAKKHGTRNKRAALQALKRKKRLEQQLTQIDGTLSTIEFQREALENSHSNTEVVRNMGYAAQAMKKVHESMDLNKIDDLMEDINEQQDVAREINEAISKPYGETYDEDELLAELEELEQEDLDKNLLSMGGLPSVPSARLPSVPSGHVAHRATARRRAEEEDDMHMLASWGS; encoded by the exons AAATCTCGAAATTCTTCAAGGGGAGTTCGAGCTCCGGCTCGTCGTCGGGGAGCAAGTCCAAGCACCACCACCGGTCCAAGGGGGGGCCCTCTCCCCAGGAGGCCATCCACAAGCTCCGGGAGACCGAGGACATGCTGAGCAAGAAGCAGGACTACTTGGAAAAGAGAATAGAGCAGGAACTCATCATAGCCAAGAAGCACGGCACGAGAAATAAGAGAG CCGCCCTCCAGGccctgaagaggaagaagcggCTGGAGCAGCAGCTGACGCAGATCGACGGCACGCTCTCCACCATCGAGTTCCAGCGGGAAGCGCTGGAGAACTCTCACAGCAACACGGAGGTGGTGAGAAACATGGGCTACGCCGCCCAGGCCATGAAGAAGGTCCACGAGAGCAT GGATCTGAACAAAATAGACGATCTGATGGAGGACATCAACGAACAGCAAGACGTGGCCCGCGAGATCAACGAAGCCATCTCCAAACCATACGGCGAGACTTACGACGAG GATGAGCTGCTGGCCgagctggaggagctggagcAGGAGGACTTGGACAAGAACCTGCTGAGCATGGGAGGACTTCCCTCGGTGCCCAGCGCCAGGCTGCCCTCGGTTCCATCAGGCCACGTGGCTCACCGCGCAA cGGCCAGAAGACgggctgaagaggaagatgacATGCACATGCTGGCCTCGTGGGGAtcataa